The Candidatus Zixiibacteriota bacterium region CGGATTGTGGCGCGACCGATGGTGAGTTCTCCGGTCTGAGTTGGAAAGAGCGCATACTTGCGTTCGATCAAGCGGTAGCGACGATTGTTGAGGCTTTGGTAATACGGCGCCTTGTTGCCCAGCACTTCGGTCCAGAACCCGGTGGTGGTCGGCTCGGTCAACTCGGGGCTGCCGTAGTACTGAACTGCGATGTAAAACTTCAGGGTGAGTGTCACCTGTTCGTTCACATACGGGTCCTTCTTATCTACGACCGCTTCCAGGAAATAGTCTTTACTGTCGCCCTTGGAATCCAGGCTGCGATCATTGATGTCATCCGAGGCACTGCTGCCCCGGTTCAGTACCGTCAACATTACCATGTTGCCTTTGTAACGTTTATTATTGTGGACGACTGAGATGTTGTCTATGGGAAACTTGCCCGCCTTACGCGGTATGACAAGATAGCGGTAGATCAGAGACGACTCCACGACGCCGTTGGCGATACTGATGTTGGAGGAGCGACCCTTCGAGTAGATTTCAAAAGTCGGCAGGGTGGGCAGTTGTGGTTCCGGCAGGTTCTGAACACTACCGGCCACTTGCACCTGGAGAAGCGCCTGTTCGTCCATGCCGATGGTGGTTCGGTCCAAAGTAACGCCGACGGTAATTTCATCGGCCGCCATAACTGCGGTCGTCATTATAACCACGGTCAGTGCGGCGGAAAGACACCAAACGATACGATGATCAAAAAAAACTTTGTTACCAATCCTTGCCGACATAATTCCCTGATACCTTACGACGCTTGATCTTCTTCTGGATATCACTTTCGTCATCGCGCATGGCGTTTAGAATTCGTTCAGCATCCTCTTTGGACATCTGTTGCGCATCCTGTGGTTGCGGCTGCTTTTGTTGCTGTTCGTCTTTGTTTTCCTGATCCTGCTGTTGCTGCTGTTGTTGTTCGTCTTCGTTTTGTCCCTGTTGATCCTGCTGCTCTTCCTGCTCTTTGTCCTGCTGTTGCTCTTCCTGCTCTTCCTGCCCGTCCTTCTGCTGGTCCTGTTGCTGTTCCTGTTGTTCCATCTGTTCTTTGAGCAGGCGACGCGCTAGTTCAAGATTATACTTGGCATCCATGTCGTCGGAATTGATTTCCAGAGACTTCTGGTAACTCTGAATAGCGTTTTGATAGTCTTGCATACGGAAGAGGGTGTTGCCAAGATTGTAATGAGCCTGAGCTTCAGTCTCAATGTCGGTGGTGTTTAAGGCTCGCGTGTACTTGTCGACGGCCTCCTCGAAACCGCCGTCCTCATGAAGAGCCCCGGCGATATTGTAATTCAGTTCCGGCGATTCCGGAATGTCCGTTTCGGCGTTATGATAGTAGTCCAGAGCCGTCTGGAAATCACCTGATTTCATCGCCTCATTGCCCTTTTTCACCTTGTCAAAAAGGCCTTCGGCGGCCGCCGAACCAGCCAGAACCAACAGTATTGCAACTACTCTCATCATAACAGACTTACGCATGGCCACTGGCCTCCGTTCGCTTTTTTCGTTCAGAAAGAAAGAAC contains the following coding sequences:
- a CDS encoding tetratricopeptide repeat protein; its protein translation is MRKSVMMRVVAILLVLAGSAAAEGLFDKVKKGNEAMKSGDFQTALDYYHNAETDIPESPELNYNIAGALHEDGGFEEAVDKYTRALNTTDIETEAQAHYNLGNTLFRMQDYQNAIQSYQKSLEINSDDMDAKYNLELARRLLKEQMEQQEQQQDQQKDGQEEQEEQQQDKEQEEQQDQQGQNEDEQQQQQQQDQENKDEQQQKQPQPQDAQQMSKEDAERILNAMRDDESDIQKKIKRRKVSGNYVGKDW